From a single Sphingosinicellaceae bacterium genomic region:
- a CDS encoding NAD(P)H-binding protein has product MKATHDHQTSGQRQRICLLGATGTIGRAVTSALVQRGHDVVCFGRGGAALAGATVRVLDVTDPLSWARDGFAGEPFDAVVSCMASRTGVPDDAWAIDHGAHLNALAAAQQAGVRHFVLLSAICVQKPLLAFQRAKLAFEAALIASGMRYSIVRPTAFFKSLSGQIERVRQGRPFLIFGDGRLTACKPISDADLADYIAGCLEHESRWNRILPIGGPGEAITPREQGAALFALLGRAPKFRSVPVALLRGIIGVLGTFGRIAPSFAAKAELARIGHYYATESMLVLDPRSHRYDAAATPSTGTETLFDYYGAVLAGTAAPERGDHAVF; this is encoded by the coding sequence GTGAAGGCGACGCACGATCATCAGACCTCGGGACAGCGCCAGCGGATCTGCCTGCTTGGCGCGACCGGCACGATCGGCCGTGCGGTGACGTCTGCCCTCGTACAACGTGGCCACGACGTCGTCTGCTTCGGGCGGGGCGGCGCGGCGTTGGCGGGGGCGACCGTCAGGGTACTGGATGTCACGGATCCGCTGTCCTGGGCTCGCGACGGCTTCGCAGGCGAGCCTTTTGACGCCGTGGTGTCCTGCATGGCCTCGCGCACCGGCGTGCCGGACGATGCCTGGGCGATCGATCACGGCGCACATTTGAACGCGCTTGCGGCGGCGCAGCAGGCCGGCGTGCGCCACTTCGTCCTGCTGTCGGCGATCTGCGTGCAGAAGCCGCTGCTCGCTTTCCAGCGCGCCAAGCTGGCTTTCGAGGCAGCCCTGATTGCATCCGGCATGCGCTATTCGATCGTGCGTCCGACCGCCTTCTTCAAATCGCTGTCCGGCCAGATCGAGCGCGTACGGCAGGGCCGGCCCTTCCTGATCTTTGGCGATGGACGCCTTACTGCGTGCAAGCCGATCAGCGACGCCGACCTCGCCGACTACATCGCCGGTTGCCTGGAGCACGAAAGCCGCTGGAACCGTATCCTGCCGATCGGCGGCCCGGGCGAGGCGATCACGCCCCGCGAGCAGGGAGCGGCGCTGTTCGCGCTGCTCGGGCGCGCGCCGAAATTCCGATCCGTACCGGTCGCCCTGCTGCGCGGCATCATCGGTGTCCTCGGCACCTTCGGCCGCATCGCACCGTCGTTCGCCGCCAAAGCCGAACTTGCTCGGATCGGCCACTATTATGCCACCGAATCCATGCTCGTATTGGACCCGCGCAGCCACCGATACGATGCGGCGGCAACCCCTTCGACCGGCACCGAGACGCTCTTCGACTACTACGGCGCCGTGCTCGCCGGCACCGCCGCTCCGGAACGCGGCGACCACGCCGTTTTCTGA
- a CDS encoding IS3 family transposase (programmed frameshift): protein MRRSRFTEEQIIAVLREHDAGVKTAELCRKHGISDATFYNWKAKFGGMAVSEVARLRALEDENRRLKKLLAESMLDVSALKDPAGKKLTRPADRFAAVEKLVGDHGFSERRACRLIGANRSAWQYEPVRSDDGAARERLRAIANERRRFGYRRLAIMLRREGKTMNLKKIYRLYCEERLTVRKRGGRKRALGTRAPMTLPQGANQRWSLDFVSDALACGRRFRVLNVIDDWSRECLASVVDTSISGKRVVRELAAIVERRGKPLTIVSDNGTELTSRAILAWCEETGVEWHYIAPGKPTQNGFVESFNGRLRDECLNEHAFTSLAAAKRIIAAWQLDYNTVRPHSGLGGLSPAAYVSRPNPGQLWTEPNLCAA from the exons ATGCGACGGAGCCGTTTTACCGAAGAGCAGATCATTGCCGTGCTGCGAGAGCATGACGCGGGCGTGAAGACGGCGGAGTTGTGCCGCAAGCACGGGATCAGCGACGCGACGTTCTACAACTGGAAGGCGAAGTTTGGCGGGATGGCGGTGTCCGAGGTCGCCCGGCTGCGGGCGCTTGAGGACGAGAACCGGCGGCTGAAGAAGCTTCTGGCGGAATCGATGCTCGACGTTTCGGCGCTGAAGGACC CTGCTGGCAAAAAACTGACCCGGCCTGCAGATCGCTTCGCGGCGGTGGAGAAGCTCGTGGGCGACCACGGCTTCTCCGAACGCCGCGCCTGTAGGCTGATTGGAGCGAACCGGTCGGCCTGGCAATACGAGCCGGTGCGTAGCGACGACGGCGCGGCGCGGGAGCGGTTGCGGGCCATTGCGAACGAGCGCCGGCGGTTCGGCTACCGGCGGCTGGCAATCATGCTCAGGCGTGAAGGCAAGACCATGAACCTGAAGAAGATCTACCGCCTGTACTGCGAGGAGCGGCTGACGGTCCGCAAGCGCGGCGGCCGCAAGCGCGCATTGGGAACGCGGGCACCGATGACGTTGCCCCAAGGTGCCAACCAGCGCTGGAGCCTCGACTTCGTCAGTGATGCATTGGCCTGCGGCCGGCGGTTCCGAGTGCTCAATGTCATCGATGACTGGAGCCGCGAATGTCTGGCCAGCGTCGTCGACACGTCGATCTCGGGCAAGCGGGTTGTCCGCGAACTGGCGGCGATCGTCGAGCGTCGCGGCAAGCCGCTGACGATCGTCAGCGACAATGGCACCGAACTGACCAGTCGCGCGATCCTGGCTTGGTGCGAGGAAACCGGCGTCGAGTGGCACTACATCGCGCCCGGCAAGCCGACGCAGAACGGCTTTGTGGAATCGTTCAACGGTCGCTTGCGCGACGAGTGCCTCAACGAGCACGCCTTCACGTCGCTCGCCGCCGCGAAGCGCATCATCGCGGCATGGCAGCTCGACTACAACACCGTACGGCCGCACAGCGGGCTTGGCGGGCTGTCGCCCGCCGCGTACGTCAGCCGTCCCAATCCGGGACAACTGTGGACCGAGCCTAACTTATGCGCGGCCTGA
- a CDS encoding efflux transporter outer membrane subunit, whose product MRALVLTGAAAALLSGCNLAPAYVRPGLPVAPSLPTGASYGPAASTTQVDLPWREVLTDAKLRTIIDRALANNRDLRVAVANVASARASYRVQRASQLPTIAAGGTASYAGGGSASGAVDVFAADVGISSFEIDLFGRLKNLSKAAFETYLGTEAGARNTRLTLIAETATAYATMAADQELLVVAQDTVASTARSLKLTVALNEAGLAGKVDIRSIETTNAQARSDVENATTQVAQDRNALELLVGAPVEDALLPGTLDDLGRGIAKVRVGLSSQVLLGRPDVIEAEHQLVGANANIGAARAAFFPTITLTSAVGFASTALSSLFTGGAFSWSAGPSASLPIFGGTTRGNLDYSKAQRDLYVAQYEKAVQTAFREVADALARAGTIERQQAAQAALLTASSQAYTLAEARYREGIDTYLTTLVAQRVTCSPFSGRA is encoded by the coding sequence ATGCGTGCGCTTGTTCTCACCGGCGCCGCGGCGGCGCTGCTGTCGGGCTGCAATCTCGCGCCCGCCTACGTCCGGCCAGGCCTGCCGGTGGCGCCGAGCTTGCCGACCGGCGCATCCTACGGTCCTGCCGCATCGACGACCCAGGTCGATCTGCCGTGGCGCGAGGTCCTGACGGACGCGAAGCTCCGCACGATCATCGACCGCGCGCTGGCCAATAATCGCGACCTGCGCGTCGCCGTCGCCAATGTCGCGTCGGCGCGTGCCAGCTACCGCGTCCAGCGCGCGTCGCAGTTGCCGACGATCGCGGCTGGCGGCACGGCGTCGTATGCCGGCGGTGGCAGCGCGAGCGGAGCGGTCGACGTCTTCGCGGCCGATGTCGGCATCAGCAGCTTCGAGATCGACCTGTTCGGCCGCCTGAAGAACCTCAGCAAGGCGGCGTTCGAGACCTATCTCGGCACCGAGGCGGGCGCACGCAACACGCGGCTGACGTTGATCGCCGAGACCGCCACCGCTTATGCGACGATGGCCGCCGACCAGGAACTGCTCGTCGTCGCGCAGGACACCGTCGCCAGCACCGCGCGGTCGCTGAAGCTTACGGTGGCGCTCAACGAGGCCGGGCTTGCCGGCAAGGTCGACATCCGCTCGATCGAAACCACCAACGCCCAGGCGCGCTCGGACGTCGAGAACGCGACCACGCAGGTCGCGCAGGACCGCAACGCCCTCGAGTTGCTGGTCGGTGCGCCGGTCGAGGATGCGCTGCTGCCCGGCACGCTCGACGATCTGGGGAGGGGGATCGCCAAGGTCCGCGTCGGGCTGTCGTCGCAGGTGTTGCTGGGCCGGCCCGACGTGATCGAGGCCGAGCATCAGTTAGTCGGTGCCAACGCCAATATCGGCGCGGCGCGCGCGGCATTCTTTCCGACGATCACGCTGACCTCGGCGGTCGGCTTTGCCAGCACCGCGCTGTCCTCGCTGTTCACCGGCGGCGCGTTTTCGTGGTCGGCCGGTCCGTCGGCATCGTTGCCGATCTTCGGCGGCACCACTCGCGGCAATCTCGACTACAGCAAGGCCCAGCGCGACCTGTACGTCGCGCAGTATGAGAAGGCCGTGCAGACCGCTTTCCGGGAAGTCGCCGATGCGCTCGCCCGCGCCGGTACGATCGAGCGCCAGCAAGCCGCGCAGGCGGCATTGCTCACCGCGTCGAGCCAGGCCTACACGCTGGCCGAGGCGCGCTACCGCGAGGGGATCGATACCTATCTGACAACCTTGGTGGCACAGCGCGTGACGTGCTCCCCGTTTTCAGGCCGCGCATAA
- a CDS encoding efflux RND transporter permease subunit has protein sequence MSKFFIDRPIFAWVLAIGIMLAGIASAMSLAIAQYPDVAPPSVSVSATYPGASAATLETSVTQILEQQLTGIDGLLYFSSTSSSSGSAQISVTFVKGTDPDTAQVQVQNKVQQALSRLPNEVQQQGLTVTKSNSDFLMIVAVYDKTDRANQTAIADYLVNTYQDPLARVNGVGQSQVFGSQYAMRIWLDPFKLAAVKLMPSDVQAAIQAQNVEVSAGQIGQKPAPAGQRLNATVTAKSRLQTPEQFRNIIVKSQTDGSVVRLSDVARIELGNESYDTVSRVNGHPGAAIAIQLAPGADALATAEAVKAKVKELEAGMPNGYVIDYPRDTTDFIKLSVEEVVKTLLEAIVLVVIVMFVFLQSWRATLIPAIAVPVVLLGTFGVLALFGYSINTMTLFGMVLSIGLLVDDAIVVVENVERLMAEEGLSPRDATIKSMGEIGSALVGIALVLSAVLLPMAFFGGSTGVIYRQFSITIVSAMLLSVLVALILTPALCATLLKPSHQDPLTRKGPFGKFNRWFDRTTGRYVSAVRGVVGRRFLHLCVYAVICVVLAVLFVRLPTGFLPAEDQGQALIQFTLPAGATAERTDAVAHQIENYFLTDEKKNVASLLSIQGFGFSGSGQNAGLAFGNLAPFSDRGDKADSAEAITGRATMKLAAIRDAQIFALTPPAISGLGQSNGFTFELLNTGGLSQARFLELRNQLIAAAGQDPTLAGVRAGSLDDTPQLHVDIDETKLAALGLAESDVTATLSSAWGSTYINDFVDRGRVKRVYMQADQQFRALPTDLDNWFVRASATGTMTPFSAFATSSWTKGPSSLSRFNGQSSYEIQGQAASGASSGDAMKAIVALQQKLPQGTGYAWSGLSYQEQLTNGQAPKLYAISILVVFLCLAALYESWSIPIAVLLVIPLGVIGAVLAVTLRGLDNNIYFQVGLLTTIGLAAKNAILIVEFAEDAHKSGKNALDAALEAAKVRLRPILMTSLAFIAGVIPLAIATGAGAQSRIAIGTAVVGGMLTATAIAIFYVPLFFVLVGRLFGMDKAAPAPAPLALPAPETR, from the coding sequence ATGAGCAAATTCTTCATCGACCGACCGATCTTTGCGTGGGTGCTGGCGATCGGCATCATGCTGGCCGGCATTGCCTCGGCAATGTCGTTGGCGATCGCGCAATACCCCGACGTCGCGCCGCCGTCGGTGTCGGTCAGCGCGACCTATCCGGGTGCATCGGCCGCAACGCTCGAGACCAGCGTCACCCAGATCCTCGAGCAGCAGCTGACCGGCATCGACGGGCTGCTGTATTTCTCGTCCACGTCGAGTTCGTCGGGCAGCGCGCAGATCAGCGTCACCTTCGTGAAAGGCACCGATCCCGACACGGCTCAGGTGCAGGTCCAGAACAAGGTGCAGCAAGCGCTGTCGCGATTGCCCAACGAGGTCCAGCAGCAGGGGTTGACGGTCACCAAGTCGAACAGCGACTTCCTGATGATCGTCGCGGTGTACGACAAGACCGATCGCGCCAACCAGACCGCGATCGCCGACTATCTGGTCAACACCTACCAGGACCCGCTGGCGCGCGTGAACGGCGTCGGCCAGAGCCAGGTCTTCGGGTCGCAATATGCGATGCGCATCTGGCTCGATCCGTTCAAGCTGGCCGCGGTCAAACTGATGCCGTCGGACGTGCAGGCCGCGATCCAGGCGCAGAACGTCGAAGTCTCGGCCGGGCAGATCGGGCAGAAGCCGGCACCGGCCGGGCAGCGCCTGAATGCGACCGTCACCGCCAAGTCGCGGCTCCAGACGCCGGAGCAGTTCCGCAACATCATCGTCAAGTCGCAGACCGATGGTTCGGTGGTGCGCCTGTCCGACGTGGCGCGGATCGAACTCGGCAACGAGAGCTACGACACCGTGTCCCGCGTCAACGGGCATCCCGGCGCCGCGATCGCGATCCAGCTCGCTCCCGGGGCCGATGCGCTTGCCACCGCCGAGGCGGTCAAGGCCAAGGTCAAGGAGCTCGAAGCCGGCATGCCGAATGGCTATGTCATCGACTATCCGCGCGATACGACCGACTTCATCAAGCTGTCGGTCGAGGAGGTCGTCAAGACGCTGCTCGAGGCGATAGTCCTCGTCGTCATCGTCATGTTCGTCTTCCTGCAGAGCTGGCGGGCAACGCTGATCCCGGCGATCGCGGTGCCGGTCGTGCTGCTCGGGACGTTCGGCGTGCTGGCGCTGTTCGGCTACTCGATCAACACGATGACGCTGTTCGGCATGGTGCTGTCGATCGGCCTGCTGGTCGACGACGCGATCGTGGTGGTCGAGAACGTCGAGCGCCTCATGGCCGAGGAAGGTCTCTCGCCGCGCGACGCGACGATCAAGTCGATGGGGGAAATCGGCAGCGCGCTCGTCGGCATCGCTTTGGTGCTGTCGGCCGTGCTGCTGCCGATGGCGTTCTTCGGTGGCTCGACCGGCGTCATCTACCGGCAGTTCTCGATCACGATCGTCTCGGCGATGCTGCTTTCGGTGCTTGTCGCACTCATCCTGACGCCAGCCCTGTGCGCCACGCTCCTGAAACCCAGCCACCAGGACCCGCTCACTCGCAAGGGACCGTTCGGGAAATTCAACCGCTGGTTCGACCGGACGACCGGGCGCTACGTCAGCGCGGTCCGTGGGGTCGTCGGACGTCGCTTCCTTCACCTCTGCGTCTATGCGGTGATCTGCGTGGTGCTCGCCGTGCTGTTCGTGCGCCTGCCGACCGGCTTCCTGCCGGCCGAGGACCAGGGCCAGGCGCTGATCCAGTTCACGCTGCCCGCCGGCGCGACGGCGGAGCGCACCGATGCGGTCGCCCATCAGATCGAGAATTACTTCCTGACCGACGAGAAGAAGAACGTCGCCAGCCTGTTGAGCATCCAGGGTTTCGGCTTTTCGGGCTCGGGGCAGAACGCGGGGCTCGCCTTCGGCAACCTGGCGCCGTTCAGCGACCGTGGCGACAAGGCCGATTCCGCCGAGGCGATCACCGGGCGCGCGACGATGAAGCTGGCGGCGATCCGTGACGCCCAAATCTTTGCGTTGACCCCACCGGCGATCTCGGGGCTCGGCCAGTCGAACGGCTTCACCTTCGAGCTGCTCAATACCGGCGGCCTCAGCCAGGCGCGCTTCCTCGAGTTGCGCAACCAGCTGATCGCGGCCGCGGGGCAGGATCCCACGCTCGCGGGCGTTCGCGCCGGCTCGCTCGACGATACGCCGCAGCTGCACGTCGATATCGACGAAACCAAGCTCGCCGCGCTCGGGCTGGCCGAGAGCGACGTGACGGCCACGCTCAGCTCGGCCTGGGGCAGCACCTACATCAACGATTTCGTCGATCGCGGGCGTGTGAAGCGCGTCTACATGCAGGCCGACCAGCAGTTCCGCGCCCTGCCGACCGATCTCGACAACTGGTTCGTGCGCGCTTCCGCCACCGGCACGATGACGCCCTTCTCGGCCTTCGCCACATCGAGCTGGACCAAGGGACCGTCGTCGCTGTCGCGCTTCAACGGCCAGTCATCCTACGAGATACAGGGCCAGGCCGCGTCGGGCGCAAGCTCAGGCGACGCGATGAAGGCGATCGTCGCCCTGCAGCAGAAGCTGCCGCAAGGCACCGGCTATGCCTGGAGCGGGCTGTCCTATCAGGAGCAGCTGACCAACGGCCAGGCGCCCAAGCTGTATGCGATCTCGATCCTGGTCGTGTTCCTGTGTCTCGCAGCGCTGTACGAAAGCTGGTCGATCCCGATCGCGGTGCTGCTCGTGATCCCGCTCGGCGTGATCGGCGCGGTCCTGGCGGTGACGCTGCGCGGGCTCGATAACAACATTTATTTCCAGGTCGGCTTGCTCACTACGATCGGGCTGGCGGCAAAGAACGCGATCCTGATCGTCGAATTCGCCGAGGACGCGCACAAGTCGGGCAAGAACGCGCTCGACGCGGCGCTCGAGGCGGCCAAGGTGCGGCTGCGGCCGATCCTGATGACCAGCCTTGCCTTCATTGCCGGCGTCATCCCGCTTGCCATCGCGACGGGGGCCGGCGCGCAGAGCCGGATCGCGATCGGTACGGCGGTGGTAGGCGGAATGCTGACCGCCACGGCGATCGCGATCTTCTATGTGCCGCTGTTCTTCGTGCTGGTCGGCCGTCTGTTCGGCATGGACAAGGCGGCTCCCGCGCCGGCCCCGTTGGCCTTGCCCGCGCCGGAGACCAGGTGA
- a CDS encoding efflux RND transporter periplasmic adaptor subunit, which yields MRFPVSARSATLALTPLVLVLGACADKAAPPERPAAEVGFVTLAVGAVTLSTELPGRTTAFLTSEVRPQISGLIKARLFTEGAIVAAGQPLYQIDPSLYRATVAQATAALASAQASLVTAEAKAKRYDRLTDIEAVSKQDKDDVTAAAGTARAAVGEARATLQTARINLGFTRITAPIGGRIGRSAYTQGALVTASQTDALATIQRLDPIYVDITQSSAKIVALRQALASGGALPASATIRLKLENGTDYPQAGRIEFAEATVDQNTGSVTIRARFPNPNNLLLPGMFVRIVAPEAIVPNAILAPQDGISRDPTGAATALLVGTDNKVVQKTVTADRAIGDKWLITAGLTAGDRLIVEGVDKARAGAVVKPVAVKAN from the coding sequence ATGCGTTTTCCCGTGTCGGCCCGATCCGCCACCCTGGCTCTGACGCCGCTGGTGTTGGTGCTGGGCGCGTGTGCCGACAAGGCGGCGCCGCCTGAACGACCGGCGGCCGAGGTCGGCTTCGTGACGCTGGCCGTAGGCGCGGTGACGCTCTCGACCGAACTGCCCGGCCGCACGACGGCCTTCCTGACGTCGGAGGTTCGTCCGCAGATTTCCGGGCTGATCAAGGCGCGGCTGTTCACCGAAGGTGCGATCGTCGCGGCCGGCCAGCCGCTGTACCAGATCGACCCGTCGCTCTACCGCGCGACCGTCGCGCAGGCGACCGCCGCGTTGGCGAGCGCACAGGCCAGTCTCGTTACCGCGGAGGCCAAGGCCAAGCGCTACGACCGGCTGACCGACATCGAGGCGGTCAGCAAGCAGGACAAGGACGATGTCACCGCCGCGGCAGGGACGGCCCGCGCCGCAGTCGGCGAAGCCCGCGCCACGCTGCAGACCGCGCGCATCAACCTGGGCTTCACCCGGATTACCGCGCCGATCGGCGGGCGCATCGGTCGGTCCGCCTATACGCAGGGCGCGCTGGTCACGGCGAGCCAGACCGATGCGCTGGCGACGATCCAGCGGCTCGATCCGATCTACGTCGATATCACACAGTCGTCAGCCAAGATTGTCGCGTTACGGCAAGCGCTCGCCTCGGGCGGCGCGCTGCCCGCGAGCGCCACGATCCGGTTGAAGCTGGAGAACGGCACCGACTATCCGCAGGCTGGCCGCATCGAGTTCGCCGAGGCGACGGTCGACCAGAACACCGGCAGCGTGACGATCCGCGCGCGCTTCCCCAATCCCAACAACCTGCTGCTGCCCGGCATGTTCGTGCGGATCGTGGCGCCCGAGGCGATCGTGCCCAACGCGATCCTCGCACCGCAGGACGGGATCAGCCGGGACCCGACCGGGGCCGCGACCGCTCTGCTCGTCGGCACGGACAATAAAGTGGTGCAGAAAACCGTCACCGCCGACCGTGCGATCGGTGACAAATGGCTGATCACGGCCGGCCTCACGGCTGGCGACCGCCTGATCGTCGAGGGCGTCGACAAGGCCAGGGCCGGCGCTGTGGTCAAGCCCGTCGCCGTGAAGGCGAACTGA
- a CDS encoding response regulator transcription factor, protein MQANQEQQSSRILVVDDDDDIRELITAQLVRDGQDVVGVGSVADIRAALAERPVDLIVLDLNLPDGDGLNLCRELRAEGVTSGIIMVTARDSAIDRVLGLELGADDYLTKPFEPRELVARVRNLLRRTRSEDGARSRNARVATFGGWRLDLLQRRLVAPDDRLVILSSAEFRLLSRFTEAPNTVLAREELLPERAATVNYDRSIDLQISRLRQKLAGVAGGEALILTVRNEGYVLASDVTYS, encoded by the coding sequence ATGCAGGCGAACCAGGAACAGCAATCCAGCCGTATCCTCGTCGTCGACGACGATGACGACATTCGCGAACTGATCACCGCGCAGCTGGTCCGCGACGGCCAGGATGTCGTCGGTGTCGGTAGCGTCGCTGACATCCGCGCCGCGCTGGCCGAGCGACCCGTCGACCTGATCGTGCTCGACCTGAACCTGCCCGACGGCGACGGCCTCAACCTGTGCCGCGAGCTTCGCGCCGAGGGCGTCACCAGCGGGATCATCATGGTCACCGCCCGCGACAGTGCCATCGACCGCGTGCTCGGCCTCGAGCTCGGGGCGGACGACTATCTCACCAAGCCGTTCGAACCGCGCGAGCTCGTCGCGCGGGTCCGCAATCTGCTGCGCCGGACGCGGAGCGAGGATGGGGCCAGGTCGCGCAATGCGCGCGTCGCGACCTTCGGCGGGTGGCGGCTCGACCTGCTGCAGCGCCGGCTGGTCGCGCCCGACGATCGCCTCGTGATCCTGTCATCGGCCGAGTTCCGCTTGCTCAGCCGCTTCACGGAGGCGCCCAATACCGTGTTGGCGCGTGAGGAATTGCTGCCTGAGCGCGCCGCGACGGTGAACTATGATCGTTCGATCGACCTCCAGATCAGCCGTCTTAGGCAAAAGCTCGCCGGGGTAGCCGGCGGCGAGGCGCTGATCCTGACGGTGCGCAACGAGGGCTATGTGCTGGCGAGCGATGTCACTTATTCCTGA
- a CDS encoding HAMP domain-containing protein, which produces MSLIPEPRGMLVRTRDFMRSMAGRIFLILAIGMTAASIGSLLLAEHARRHDFDQARLDRVAMSVADIAERLQQSPEIFGKMLAERRILGALPAPANVSLAAPDPVLARLLRSRLGSAAHAEGGQLPGGLCLPPQGKDIDRLAAGIADMPMPECWLVRFVDKAGVPRALAIILPTLIIPRSSMLDPAYLLVVVAASAVLAMIVARIAATPLRRLADAARTISVASEPEPIAERGPTEVRAALKSFNVMQRRVRDGVRDRTQLLAAISHDLQTPLTRLRLRLEQVADEALKERLTTDLAATQTLVREGLELARSSESSEPISSVDIDSLLSSIAEDASEFGSAVTFESGCGAVVRVKPNALTRAVVNLVDNAVKYGGSAHIACSDSTRGLTITVRDQGSGIPEDRIEAMFAPFERGGASRSRSTGGTGLGLTIARAQAQTFGASVSLANHPEGGLLASIVVAK; this is translated from the coding sequence ATGTCACTTATTCCTGAGCCGCGCGGGATGCTCGTCCGGACCCGGGATTTCATGAGATCGATGGCGGGCCGCATCTTCCTGATCCTGGCGATCGGCATGACCGCCGCCTCGATCGGATCGCTGTTGCTGGCCGAGCATGCCCGTCGACATGACTTCGACCAGGCCCGGCTGGACCGCGTCGCGATGAGCGTCGCCGACATCGCCGAGCGGCTGCAGCAATCGCCCGAAATCTTCGGCAAGATGCTTGCCGAGCGGCGGATCCTCGGCGCGCTGCCGGCTCCGGCCAACGTCTCGCTGGCCGCGCCCGATCCCGTCCTGGCACGGCTCCTGAGGTCCCGCCTCGGCAGCGCCGCGCACGCCGAGGGTGGCCAGTTGCCGGGCGGGCTGTGCCTTCCGCCGCAAGGCAAGGATATCGATCGGCTGGCCGCGGGCATCGCCGACATGCCGATGCCAGAGTGCTGGCTGGTGCGCTTCGTCGACAAGGCCGGGGTGCCGCGCGCCCTCGCCATCATCCTGCCGACACTGATCATCCCGCGCAGCTCGATGCTGGACCCGGCCTATCTTCTGGTCGTGGTGGCGGCGAGCGCGGTGCTGGCGATGATCGTCGCACGGATTGCCGCCACCCCCCTGCGGCGTCTCGCGGACGCGGCCCGTACGATATCGGTCGCATCTGAGCCCGAGCCGATTGCCGAGCGCGGCCCGACCGAGGTCCGCGCCGCGCTGAAATCGTTCAACGTCATGCAGCGGCGCGTGCGTGACGGCGTGCGCGACCGGACGCAGTTGCTGGCGGCGATCAGCCACGACCTGCAGACCCCGCTGACGCGCCTGCGGCTGCGGCTGGAGCAAGTCGCCGACGAGGCGCTGAAGGAGCGGCTGACCACGGATCTGGCGGCCACGCAGACACTGGTGCGCGAGGGCCTCGAACTCGCCCGCAGCAGTGAAAGCAGCGAGCCGATATCGAGCGTCGACATCGACTCGCTGCTGTCCAGCATCGCCGAGGATGCGAGCGAATTCGGGTCGGCGGTGACCTTCGAGAGTGGTTGCGGGGCCGTCGTCCGGGTCAAGCCCAACGCTTTGACCCGGGCGGTCGTCAACCTCGTCGACAATGCCGTCAAATACGGCGGCAGCGCGCACATCGCGTGCTCGGACTCGACGAGGGGGCTGACGATCACCGTTCGCGATCAAGGCTCCGGTATTCCCGAGGACCGGATCGAGGCGATGTTCGCACCGTTCGAACGTGGCGGTGCGAGCCGCTCACGATCGACCGGCGGGACTGGCCTGGGGCTGACGATCGCCCGCGCTCAGGCGCAAACCTTCGGCGCAAGTGTCTCGCTGGCGAACCACCCGGAGGGCGGTCTGCTGGCGTCGATCGTGGTCGCGAAATAG
- a CDS encoding aldo/keto reductase family oxidoreductase, giving the protein MQTIDQAGSFRLGDHTVKRLGYGAMQLAGPGVFGLPRDRGAALAVLREAVASGVDHIDTSDFYGPHVTNQLIREALHPYRDDLTIVTKVGAVRGPDGSWNPAQDASALTAAVHDNLRNLGLDVLEVVNMRLMGGGNGHGPEEGSVEPQLAALATLQAQGLIRHIGLSNATFKQIEQARGIVEIVCVQNQYNLAHRDDDAMIDALAADGIAYVPFFPLGGFSPLQSQTLSKVAARLSATPMQVALAWLLRRSPNILLIPGTSSVAHLRENLAAASLELPDEAVTALDDLG; this is encoded by the coding sequence ATCCAGACGATTGATCAGGCAGGCAGCTTCCGGCTCGGCGACCACACCGTGAAGCGGCTCGGTTATGGTGCCATGCAACTTGCAGGCCCTGGCGTATTCGGCCTGCCGCGCGACCGCGGCGCGGCGCTGGCCGTCCTGCGCGAAGCGGTCGCGAGCGGAGTCGACCATATCGACACCAGCGATTTCTATGGCCCGCACGTTACCAACCAGCTCATCCGGGAGGCGCTCCACCCCTATCGCGACGACCTCACGATCGTGACGAAGGTCGGCGCGGTGCGCGGTCCTGATGGGTCGTGGAACCCGGCGCAGGATGCCTCAGCACTTACAGCGGCGGTGCACGACAATCTCCGGAACCTCGGCCTGGACGTACTGGAGGTCGTCAACATGCGCCTCATGGGTGGCGGCAACGGGCATGGTCCGGAAGAGGGATCGGTCGAGCCGCAACTCGCCGCGCTCGCCACACTTCAGGCGCAGGGCCTTATCCGACACATCGGGTTGAGCAATGCGACGTTCAAACAGATCGAGCAGGCTCGTGGTATCGTCGAGATCGTCTGCGTGCAGAACCAGTATAACCTCGCTCACCGGGATGATGATGCCATGATCGACGCGTTGGCGGCGGACGGCATTGCCTACGTTCCCTTCTTCCCGCTCGGTGGCTTCAGTCCGCTCCAGTCGCAGACGCTGTCCAAGGTGGCGGCACGTTTGAGTGCGACGCCGATGCAGGTGGCGCTCGCCTGGCTGTTGCGGCGCTCGCCGAACATACTGCTGATCCCGGGCACATCCTCGGTCGCTCATCTCCGCGAGAACCTTGCTGCGGCGTCGCTGGAGCTTCCCGATGAAGCGGTGACGGCGTTGGACGACCTCGGCTGA